Proteins co-encoded in one Salvia splendens isolate huo1 chromosome 4, SspV2, whole genome shotgun sequence genomic window:
- the LOC121801460 gene encoding aspartic proteinase 36-like isoform X1 gives MDDCGGRRSFGVSFILVLLLIEVVFVVKGNNVVFKVHHKYGGAAKGKAPIGVLKAHDSKRHARVLAGVDFQLGGDGSPTNTALYFTKITIGTPPVDYHVQVDTGSDILWVNCHKCDKCPTKSDLGISLVQYNLKASSTGQVVTCDQEFCATVFSTPNPNCKVGMNCEYAVTYGDGGKTEGYFVRDTFRFDRVTGNRQTSPMDGSVAFGCSAKQSGELGSSSQAVDGIVGFGQANTSILSQLSLAGKVKKIFSHCLDSKKGGGIFALGEVVEPKVVTAPIVPNQAHYNLILKGVQVSDKNIDLLPTGVFGIGPPRRAIIDSGTTLAYLPADMYEKVITKIMELQPKMQMHMVEDEFKCFWFTANIDAAFPVVTFQFENSLSLQVYPHNYLFEVRDTEYCIGWQVSGMQSKDGQELTLLGDIALSDKLVVYDLDNQTIGWAQYNCSSSIKVKDEESGNAYDVVAHDISLDPSPLKANVISVLMFVAVVLSLFV, from the exons ATGGATGATTGTGGTGGGAGGCGATCTTTTGGGGTCTCGTTTATTTTGGTGCTGCTGCTGATTGAGGTTGTGTTTGTGGTGAAGGGGAATAATGTGGTGTTTAAAGTCCACCACAAGTATGGTGGGGCCGCAAAGGGAAAGGCACCAATTGGAGTGCTCAAGGCCCATGATTCGAAGCGCCATGCCAGAGTTCTTGCAGGTGTAGATTTCCAATTGGGTGGTGATGGATCTCCCACAAACACGGC GCTCTACTTCACCAAAATTACAATAGGTACTCCTCCAGTTGACTATCATGTCCAGGTTGATACAGGAAGTGATATTCTGTGGGTGAATTGCCATAAGTGTGATAAGTGTCCCACAAAAAGTGATCTTGGA ATATCATTGGTGCAATATAACCTCAAGGCCTCCTCCACTGGACAAGTCGTCACTTGTGATCAAGAGTTCTGTGCTACAGTATTCAGTACTCCGAATCCAAATTGCAAGGTTGGAATGAACTGCGAATACGCTGTTACTTATGGAGATGGGGGCAAGACTGAGGGTTACTTTGTGAGAGATACCTTCAGATTTGATCGAGTAACTGGAAACCGTCAGACGTCACCAATGGATGGATCTGTAGCATTTGG GTGTTCAGCTAAACAATCTGGGGAGTTAGGTTCGTCTTCACAGGCTGTTGATGGGATTGTTGGTTTCGGACAAGCAAACACATCCATTCTTTCACAGCTTTCTTTGGCCGGAAAGGTGAAGAAGATCTTTTCACATTGCTTGGACAGTAAGAAGGGAGGCGGCATATTTGCTCTGGGAGAGGTTGTGGAGCCAAAAGTAGTCACAGCGCCAATCGTTCCAAATCA GGCTCATTATAATCTTATTCTGAAGGGAGTTCAGGTGAGTGATAAAAACATAGACCTTCTTCCAACAGGTGTATTCGGCATAGGGCCCCCTCGGAGGGCCATAATCGACAGTGGCACGACCCTTGCCTATCTTCCAGCAGACATGTATGAGAAGGTTATCACTAAG ATAATGGAGTTGCAACCAAAGATGCAAATGCATATGGTTGAGGATGAGTTCAAATGTTTTTGGTTTACTGCCAA CATTGATGCCGCATTCCCAGTTGTAACGTTTCAATTTGAGAACTCACTTTCATTGCAAGTTTATCCTCACAATTATCTGTTTGAAGTTCGT GATACAGAATATTGCATCGGTTGGCAGGTGAGTGGAATGCAGTCAAAGGATGGGCAAGAATTGACTTTGTTAGGAG ATATTGCCTTATCCGACAAGCTTGTTGTGTACGATCTTGATAATCAGACGATTGGATGGGCACAATATAACT
- the LOC121801460 gene encoding aspartic proteinase 36-like isoform X2 produces MDDCGGRRSFGVSFILVLLLIEVVFVVKGNNVVFKVHHKYGGAAKGKAPIGVLKAHDSKRHARVLAGVDFQLGGDGSPTNTALYFTKITIGTPPVDYHVQVDTGSDILWVNCHKCDKCPTKSDLGISLVQYNLKASSTGQVVTCDQEFCATVFSTPNPNCKVGMNCEYAVTYGDGGKTEGYFVRDTFRFDRVTGNRQTSPMDGSVAFGCSAKQSGELGSSSQAVDGIVGFGQANTSILSQLSLAGKVKKIFSHCLDSKKGGGIFALGEVVEPKVVTAPIVPNQAHYNLILKGVQVSDKNIDLLPTGVFGIGPPRRAIIDSGTTLAYLPADMYEKVITKIMELQPKMQMHMVEDEFKCFWFTANIDAAFPVVTFQFENSLSLQVYPHNYLFEVRDTEYCIGWQVSGMQSKDGQELTLLGGTESNLCRYCLIRQACCVRS; encoded by the exons ATGGATGATTGTGGTGGGAGGCGATCTTTTGGGGTCTCGTTTATTTTGGTGCTGCTGCTGATTGAGGTTGTGTTTGTGGTGAAGGGGAATAATGTGGTGTTTAAAGTCCACCACAAGTATGGTGGGGCCGCAAAGGGAAAGGCACCAATTGGAGTGCTCAAGGCCCATGATTCGAAGCGCCATGCCAGAGTTCTTGCAGGTGTAGATTTCCAATTGGGTGGTGATGGATCTCCCACAAACACGGC GCTCTACTTCACCAAAATTACAATAGGTACTCCTCCAGTTGACTATCATGTCCAGGTTGATACAGGAAGTGATATTCTGTGGGTGAATTGCCATAAGTGTGATAAGTGTCCCACAAAAAGTGATCTTGGA ATATCATTGGTGCAATATAACCTCAAGGCCTCCTCCACTGGACAAGTCGTCACTTGTGATCAAGAGTTCTGTGCTACAGTATTCAGTACTCCGAATCCAAATTGCAAGGTTGGAATGAACTGCGAATACGCTGTTACTTATGGAGATGGGGGCAAGACTGAGGGTTACTTTGTGAGAGATACCTTCAGATTTGATCGAGTAACTGGAAACCGTCAGACGTCACCAATGGATGGATCTGTAGCATTTGG GTGTTCAGCTAAACAATCTGGGGAGTTAGGTTCGTCTTCACAGGCTGTTGATGGGATTGTTGGTTTCGGACAAGCAAACACATCCATTCTTTCACAGCTTTCTTTGGCCGGAAAGGTGAAGAAGATCTTTTCACATTGCTTGGACAGTAAGAAGGGAGGCGGCATATTTGCTCTGGGAGAGGTTGTGGAGCCAAAAGTAGTCACAGCGCCAATCGTTCCAAATCA GGCTCATTATAATCTTATTCTGAAGGGAGTTCAGGTGAGTGATAAAAACATAGACCTTCTTCCAACAGGTGTATTCGGCATAGGGCCCCCTCGGAGGGCCATAATCGACAGTGGCACGACCCTTGCCTATCTTCCAGCAGACATGTATGAGAAGGTTATCACTAAG ATAATGGAGTTGCAACCAAAGATGCAAATGCATATGGTTGAGGATGAGTTCAAATGTTTTTGGTTTACTGCCAA CATTGATGCCGCATTCCCAGTTGTAACGTTTCAATTTGAGAACTCACTTTCATTGCAAGTTTATCCTCACAATTATCTGTTTGAAGTTCGT GATACAGAATATTGCATCGGTTGGCAGGTGAGTGGAATGCAGTCAAAGGATGGGCAAGAATTGACTTTGTTAGGAG GAACTGAATCGAACCTATGCAGATATTGCCTTATCCGACAAGCTTGTTGTGTACGATCTTGA